The region AAGTTATAAGTGGGTTTACCGCTTTTTTCCTCTTCGTAAAAAATATTTGATAAATATCGTTTTTCACCATTTTTAGTGAAGGCCCAAAAATTTATTTCGTATATATTTTTGTTGTCGGGGTCAGGGTATCTTGGTTTTAAGTTTTCTTCTGCAGCTGCCAGGTGTTTTATATCAATTCCGTATAGTTCTTCTAATGGGTATCCTGTAATTTGGGCCAGGCGATCGCTTATAAATACCTTGTTTTTGTTTTCGATAACTGTTATTGCCTCATTTACAATTTTTGAAAGGCTTAAAAAGCGATTTTCTGATAGGCTCAGTTTATCGATTGTTTCTGCTATTTCCTGGTTTTTTGTTTCAAGAATCTCGTTTTTTATATTGATTTTTTTGTTTTGTGCTTCAAACTCCTCATATAAGTTAAGGTATTCCTGTCTTTGTTTTTTTAATTTTACCTCAAGCGATTTGTGATCGGAAATATCCCGCGCATCAATTACAATACCCTGAACCCTGGGGTCTTTCAGTTTATTTACAATGATAATCTCAAGGTGTCTGGGTTCACGGGTGTATAATGGGTTTGTTGTGACTTCTGTTTTTATTTCTGCATCTGGTGTTCTTAATATCTCATCCAGGGATTCAAAAAAAATTGTGCGACTTTCTTTATTGAAAAAGGAATCTATTGTTAATTTTTTGAAAATATTTTCGGTATTTTCTTTTAAAATCAATCTGCCATTATGAATATGCTTAACATTGAGATCCTGGTCAATAATAATATTGAGTCCAAAGTTATTTTGAATTGAGGCTTCGAGCCGGGCATTTTTATTTTGTGTAATTGCCAGGTCTTTTTTGTCTTTTGTAATGTCTAAAAGTAACCCCATACGTGCTTCAGGGGTAGTAGGGTTCTCGGTAGTGATTCTAAACCAGATGTGGTTGCCTGCTGTATGTCGAAACCTGATTTCAAAAGGGTCAATACGTCTTTCGTTGCGCAGGTTTACAATAAACCGAAGCCATTTTATTTTGTCAGAAGTGTGTAAGATTTGATATAAATGTTGAGCTAACTGCTTGTTTTCTTTCTCCAATCCCAGTTTTTCTCTAAAGTGCTGGTCTACATCAATATGGTAGGAGTTTTTATACCAGGTCCATATATAGGTGTTTTGCTGATGTAATAGTTGCCTTAGGCCTTTGTTTTCTGAGCTTAAAGGGTTTTTCCTGCTTCCTTTGGGGCTTTGATGCGATCCTGCCTCTGTCATTTCATAAATATTAAGGTCGAATATTAGCTAAAAATATAAAAACTAATAACTTTTGAAAAATTGTTTTATAATGATGTTGATTGGAAAAGTTGGCCGATTTGATTAAACGAATAGTTCTGCTGTGATTTTATCGCTGATAAACATTCCTTTTCGGGTAAGGTAATATTTGTTTCCTTCTGCTTTGATGTGTCCCGATTCTATATATTTTCCTATGGTTTTAAGCAATCCATCAGAATTTTTATCCGGGAAATGTTGCTCAATATGGGCTATATCTATACCCCAATAAGTGCGTAACCCGGTCATCAGGTATTCATTAAATCGGTCCGATGCAGTGAGTATTTCTTTTTCTCTGATATCGTCGTTTTTTCTTTCAATGCGCAGGTATTTACTAATATCAGATATGTTCCAGTAACGTGATTCTCCGTCAAAGCTGTGTGCTGCTGGCCCGAGCCCAAGGTAGGGTTTGTTTTGCCAGTAATTGATATTGTGCTTGGAGAACCTGCCCATTTTACCAAAATTGGATATTTCGTATTGAATGAAGTCGTTGTTTTCAAGGAAATCGGTCATTGTATTAAATTGCCACAGGCTTATATCTTCATCAGGCGGTATGAGCGTCCCGTTTTTTCTGAGTTTGTCAAATACGGTACCTTCTTCATAGGTTAAATGGTATGCTGAAATATGCTGAATATTCATTTTTACGGCTTTATTGAGTGTCTTTTCCCATTCTGCCTTTGTCATTTCGGGTAACCCGTAAATCAAATCAATACTAATATTGTCGTAACCTTCGGCTTGTAAAATATCAACAGCTTTTAATGCACCCATTACCTTGTGCCGTCTGTTCATTAATCGAAGGTGATAGTTGTAAAAAGCCTGAATGCCCAGGCTGACTCTGTTTACTTGTGTCTGGTTTAGTTGTTTTGCATAGTATTTTGAAACATCGTCGGGGTTTATTTCAATTGTTATTTCAGGTAAATCTACCACCGTGAAATGTTTGTGAATGGTTTCCAGCACTTGATTAACCTTGGCAGGATCGAGCAAGGAGGGAGTACCCCCGCCAAAATAAATTGTTTCAATTGGTTCCTGCTTCAGGAAGTCTTTGCGCAAACTGATTTCATAAAGAAGTGCTTCATAGAAAGGAGGCTTCAGGCTGGAATCTGTAATGGTATAAAAATCACAGTAGTAACAGCGCGATTTGCAAAAAGGATAATGTATGTAGATACCTGCCATAAGTTATTGAACCCTATAGTTAAACTCAAAAATAATGAATTAAATTAACAAAAACCTCTATCCGGGCGCATTTTGTCAATTGTGCAATCGTTTTTTTATTTGAGGTTGCCTTTTTGTAAATCACAGAAATATAGGGGTATACGCTATATGGGCAAATGCTTTCTGATTTCGTTTTTTTTAAATGTGTTTTTTTACCGACAAGCTTACGTTGTTAGTCAAAATTGGATTTAAGAAATGATAATAAAATGTTAATTTCAGCTTTCAATAAATTAAATCTATGGCTTTAAAACCGCGAAACAGTAATGTTTTTATCTCAAACCGGAAGCTTTTTGACTGGTCTTTACTTTTTTTATGGGTGCTGATAATCACATCCTTAAGCCTACTCCCAAATCATAAAGTTGCGGTTGGTTTTTTTAACTTTAACCAGGCAGATAAAATTTTTCATTTTATATTTTATTTTGGCTTTGCCATATTGCTTTTCAGGCTATTGTATAATACTACAATGAAAATAGGGAATAGCCTTTTGATTATAGCAGCTGTTATACCCATAGTTTATAGTGGAATTATTGAGCTTGCGCAGGAGTATCTGGTAGCATCCAGAAATGCAGAATTTTTCGATTTTGCAGTTAACATAGCCGGAGCGGTCGCTGCTATAATATTCTACCGATTTATTTTGAGGGTAGAGTTTAATCGATTTTACACTAAAGAACTTTCCTGACTTTTGCTGTACTTTTTAGTGTATTTGACTTAAAATCGAATCCGCTAACAAGGTTTATTCCGGGTTTTTTGCCCGGGGCAAAGCTTCCCAGGTCATCCCATCCCATAAATTCTGCACCATTAATGGTTGCCCATGATAGTAATTTATTAAAAGGTAAGTTCAGTTTCTGCTGGAGTAATTTCATCTCTTCAAGCAGCGATAAAGATTTACCGCTGGCGGTGCTGTCTGTTCCAAGCATTAAAGGAAATTTTGTAGTTTCCAGCAGTTCAATGTCAGGAAGCTCTCCGGTTATTTGTTCATTTGATGTGGGACATAGCACCCAGCCTGTTTTGGCGCGCCTGTGCTTCAATAAATAATTTATGTCTGATTTTTGGGTATTGGTATTATGAATAAGCAACAATGGATGACTATCCATAAACGAGGGTAAGCTCTGCAATGCAGTTGTGCCGGTCGGTTGCCATTGCTTATCGATGATATCCTTTTTTCTGAAAAATTCAAGTAATGCACCTTTTCCGTGCGTAAACATCTCATTTTCTTCCCTGCTTTCCTGGTTATGAATACTCAATACTTGGTTTGAATCGATTGTTTTATCAAGCATTTTCCATAATTCTGCCGAAATTGAGTAAGGTGCGTGTGGCGTGATGGATGCTGGCAACCCGGCTTCGGTAAAATCTTTTGCAACTTCTTTTATAAGTTTAAGTCGCTCCCCGGCAATATCGGATTTCAATCCTGTAAGTTCTGCAAAAGTGTGATAACGTATAGGAGAATGAGCTTTTATCTCTTTTGTAATGCTCGTATTGGCAATATCTGCAATGGCTACAGTTCCTGTTCTGTACATGTATTTATCTGCATCTTTAATG is a window of Salinivirga cyanobacteriivorans DNA encoding:
- the hemW gene encoding radical SAM family heme chaperone HemW, which produces MAGIYIHYPFCKSRCYYCDFYTITDSSLKPPFYEALLYEISLRKDFLKQEPIETIYFGGGTPSLLDPAKVNQVLETIHKHFTVVDLPEITIEINPDDVSKYYAKQLNQTQVNRVSLGIQAFYNYHLRLMNRRHKVMGALKAVDILQAEGYDNISIDLIYGLPEMTKAEWEKTLNKAVKMNIQHISAYHLTYEEGTVFDKLRKNGTLIPPDEDISLWQFNTMTDFLENNDFIQYEISNFGKMGRFSKHNINYWQNKPYLGLGPAAHSFDGESRYWNISDISKYLRIERKNDDIREKEILTASDRFNEYLMTGLRTYWGIDIAHIEQHFPDKNSDGLLKTIGKYIESGHIKAEGNKYYLTRKGMFISDKITAELFV
- a CDS encoding VanZ family protein yields the protein MALKPRNSNVFISNRKLFDWSLLFLWVLIITSLSLLPNHKVAVGFFNFNQADKIFHFIFYFGFAILLFRLLYNTTMKIGNSLLIIAAVIPIVYSGIIELAQEYLVASRNAEFFDFAVNIAGAVAAIIFYRFILRVEFNRFYTKELS
- a CDS encoding amidohydrolase family protein translates to MRRISANYVFPVDGPPIRNGIVEAEDDGTIKKVYDFGGQMKELAHTEFLNGILVPGFINMHTHLEYAWMKQIEPAGKGMRYFIEYMMASEKPDEYMKSIKDADKYMYRTGTVAIADIANTSITKEIKAHSPIRYHTFAELTGLKSDIAGERLKLIKEVAKDFTEAGLPASITPHAPYSISAELWKMLDKTIDSNQVLSIHNQESREENEMFTHGKGALLEFFRKKDIIDKQWQPTGTTALQSLPSFMDSHPLLLIHNTNTQKSDINYLLKHRRAKTGWVLCPTSNEQITGELPDIELLETTKFPLMLGTDSTASGKSLSLLEEMKLLQQKLNLPFNKLLSWATINGAEFMGWDDLGSFAPGKKPGINLVSGFDFKSNTLKSTAKVRKVL